In Populus alba chromosome 4, ASM523922v2, whole genome shotgun sequence, the genomic window ctaattaattatatcaacttttttttttaaaaaaaaaacaacacccaTAAAAGTGCGATACATGACTGATGAGAATCATATTAGGCTGCTAAAAAATGCCTTGAATAGAGTTAAAAGGCGAAGGAAAAAGCAAGGAAATAGCTAGTAGCTATAAGTAAGCAATAAGGGGGAGTTTTCCAGATGGAAGAATATTACAAGGAATAGGAGAAGAGAAGTTCAGAAATAAGAGGCATTCTATATGGCAAAAGCACCCCTAAAACCAGCCCTTCAGCCAGCCAGGCTCAAGTTCCTGAGTCGAGTCTGTGTTCTGATTTGTGTTAACTATCTTAGGATTAGATTAagattatcttatttatttaattatcagcaATCAGAATCCTTCTTCTTAGCCTAGGATAGAAGTCTATATAAATAGCAAGGATGTATGGAACATTCATTCAAGTAATAAGAAATTATCAAACACCTTTTAGAACTTTCTAAAgctgtttttctctcttttcttgacTTATATCATCAAtgatatataacatatattttcaGAATGAAGGAAATCATAACTAGGCAATGCTAAAAATCgccaaataaaatctaattataataaatcGATAGTCCAGTACCAAAATATTACTTCTTCCCATTTCATTAGCTCtgataaaacaaagaaacatgCATTACTTCCTCATGACTTgtgttgaatttaaaatttattattatctttttgtccaatcattatatattttagaagcATCCCACATAATTTTCCAGCAAAAAGCTTTGACGGTTCAATTGCATAATAGAAACAACAGATGTTAGTCATGAATACCAATAAAATGTTGGTCTAACGGTTAAGTCACTGCTATATCCTTGTAAAGCTGAGAGCATAAGTTTGATCTCTATGAAGCGCATTTATTGGGAGAGACAGTCATGAACCATGAATATAACTAGTCTCACCCTTTTAAAACGATGTAAAGGATACccgaataataatataatataaaaatactagtcatgaattcaaatttcaattaacATAGAAGGATtaaagtaatcacaaattagtcatatttttgttatttccgTAATCAACTATTAAATCTATCAACGTTAACCACATCAAATAGGTTGTTTCACATTCTAACAGACAAACACTAGGTTCCATCCAAGGTTTAGTGCCTGCTTGGGACCGACCACAATATtggaaaataactaataaatatataatcataTTCCAATCTAAGATAGCTGCTAAAACCCAGAACTTCTAAACTCAGAGACCTAATTAAGCCATGTTGAGTTGCTGACTTCAACGTTGTTTCTGCCACATGTAAAGTCTCTTAAATGTAaactttttttctccatttcctTGTAGGaaacttcttctttcttcctgtCGATTTGCCTCAAGAAAACCGCCTCTGGTTGCTGATTTATAGCTTCTTGAATTTCTACTGCTATCCATCTTGGTTGTTGTTGATTTATATATGGTTTCCCTAGGTCTCGTCAATGTCTCTTAACATGTGtggatttaagaaaaatataatgttttgtatataattagtgagataatgttttttatacacCATTGCTTTATAATTAAAGGAAttgtgtgcttttttttttttttttgtcatcaaggttcaaatattaaaaaataataatagttttttgtcgtttttttttttttttttaaattgacatATATGGAGTATATATACGCAATCTATCTTTCTCAGaactacaaaaataaacttaatttttgtGAGCCAAATTGAATCGGTATCACCTAGCTATATTACCTTcctattcataaaaaaaaataagatagtaAAATTGTACTcgagaaaacaagaagaaaagattcCCAACAGGGTTTTggccataaaattaaatatagcaGGTCCATAATATTATCATCACAGAGAGGACACCATTATTCTGAGTGCTAAATCCAGTGGCATCTCTAAAGCAAGACCTCATAAAGAAATACCAAGTTACATGCATATGAAATTCATGGAAGGCTTATGGGCAGTGACATCTCCCAAATCCTCACTACTGGGGAAGCTTATTGAGTTTACAGTGCATGTAATCCTTGAATTTTTTGGTCTTGAACTTTGTAGGATTGTCTTTGTTAATGAATTGAGGAAGAGGACCCACCACAAGCTCGCCTGGTGGCTCCAGGAAAACTGGCCATGACATTCTTGCCCTATCTTTAGCCACCGTGGTTCGATGCAAAACAGCCTTGTACTTACCATTGCTAAGGATCTGCATTCCAATTGCCAAGTGTACATGTAGTTGACAAATTTTAATAACCATTAACACAATAAGTCAAGAGAAATTATACAGATAGCCTTTTAAATGATAGTGCCCAtgcatcattattttttctaaatgttttgtGAAGAGTTAATTCATCACAAAATTGAAACCAGTAATAATGATCATGttgtttctaaaataaatattttgtagttgcaaaaaaatatattaaaatgttcTAAACTTTTTGTAGTTAATTTCATGAGGAGACCGATAGTCCTCGAACCcgcatgttagttttttttttgtttgtaaaattgatattaattctaaatttctatatgatgaaaagtaaattattcattctaaaattaaaaaatgcacAAGAAACATTACTTTATACCTAAAAATATCTAAGTATTCGGAGAAAATGATGTATCACAAAATATAGCCATGTTGGGTATGCTACGAGCTGTGTGCCCACACCCTTCTTTTGCCATAAATGAAGGATGGACTCCTCATAAAGGCTTCATTAACTCATCCTCCACTAaatgtctttaaaaaaaaaaaaaaaattcaaatctctTCTTTATGATTaactaaagaaaaaggaaaagaaaaacttaacaTTGTCGCATATATTTCCaagattgaaatttatttgatttgttgttagaaatggaaaagaaagaaaaacaaaaaagatagcTAGGAGTCCAATGAGAACAAACAAGAATAGAGAATGCAATAAAAGAACTAAGAGAAAAATTGagtgaaaaatcaaataaagggTAGGAAAATGACCTCAATTTGATCACCAATGTGAATGATCAAGGCATCAGGAATGTACTTAGCTTCAATCCAATGGTCATCCTTGAAGATTTGCAATCCGGGGACCTCATTAGGTACAAGTATGGTGATGGCAGACAGATCAGTATGAGCCTCTACCCCAAGTGTTAGGTCTGGACGTGGGCATGGCGGatagtaatttattttgagCATGTATTCAATTTGTTCACCTCCAGCAGCTTCTTTCAACACATGCCCTTCGAGCCCTAACCCTAAAGAGAGGGTTGTGAATAGCTTATCTACCACATTTCTCGTATACTTAGCATACTCCTTGTTAACTTCTCTGCTCGcagaaaaatattatcatttagtAAGGTAGTTTTTACATTGCGTTTCAGaagtaatttttgaaaaaaattaatttttttttttatttttttatttatttcaaattaattttttttatatatttcaaatcacacagattttttttaaataaaaacaaaataattttttataaaaaaaaatattgaattatgaTCCAGACTATTTTCAAGTCTAGCCCCACAACTATTGGAACAAGTGTGGCGAGAATTCCTATGAACTAAATCAGTGATTAACATTACGCCGtgggtcaaaataaaaaaaattaacgtaaAAGTTTTTGTCTAAGTGTTGCAAATGCCTTTTatagtagatttttttttaaaaaaatattatgtagaaATTGACcttatatgatttaataaatttaaataactagtaaaaatataatttaacttcacataaatatttaatatgaaatttttttataaatattaagataataatatattgaatcgaTTCGAATAACCTAAATTAACATATCAATATATATGTTGGGTAGCCCTAAATGACCCTCAAAGTGGAAACAAACTAGGTTAATTTCTAACTAATTAGGTTCTACAAAAGTTTGTGGTTGTTTTCATGGGCGCTGTCTACTGAAAATTATCTGTCCCCCCTCGCAAGAACTTGGATTTAGTCCTTATGTGGGAGTAATTGTGTCTTATGCagcacattttttatatttttttacccaaTTTAAATGGTAGAAAACAGACCTGTAAGGAGGGTTTTCGGGCCAGAACTGGTAATTGATGGAAGGAGGAGGCCATATCCTATGAAAGAGATGATcaacccaagtttttttttcttggggatCATTCAGCAATTTGGAACCATAGCCTTCAATGCTTTCTGAATCACGAGGCCTAGCACACACCTCTTTCTCTTCCTGAGGGAGTTCGAAGAATCTCTTACCAACACCCTGTAGTTCGGCAATAAGATCACTTGGAATGCCATGGTTTATAACCTGGAATATGCCCCATTCCTTGCTAGCATCCGCAATCAAACCCACTAATTTCTCTTGATCAGGCTCACTGAGATCAATGGCTGGAATCTCAGGGGCTACACCACGAAATGTGGTTGTTGCTGGCTGCTCTTTCTCTGGCATGATGAACTCCTCAGGAATCGCCTCCTTGTCAAATGACAAAGAAGCGATGGTTTGAACTCTATCAAACTCCATTCTGAAGGCTGTCTTcttgtttcttaatttctctTCAAAGCAAAATAAACTGCCCtcaataaatagagagagactTGAGTTACGAGCATGCATGTAAATGAAGTGTCTGTAATTTATTATAGACAGGGCAGTACGatcacatttattttatattttcatatttatttgtgttactaaaaatgcttttattttttctatattctgATTCTGATTAAATGCTGCATCATGGTTCTGAAAACGACAATTGGATTCCTTGCTAATATCAAAATCAGTCTTTATTATTATGATCAACTCAAGAAAACACATGTGGGATGCTGATTGGTTGAGAAATCCAAATCGAATTCACACATTTGTCTTTAGCAAAGATTAAGAGTTATGAAATTGGAGGAAAGAACTAAATCAGCCACTAATCAGAACCACCACCGCACACAAATGATCAATGAATAAatctttccattttttattttattttgatcggCATCGATTGTATCGTTTTAAGGTTGGTAGATCCAACGTCAATTTAGCCAGGAAGAAAGGGTACAAATCTCCAGATTTAGTACAAGCAAATTTCTAGCCTCACATTCCTAGAAACAAAAACTCTAAGCTAACGTGGACGTTccacatcttcttctttttattctgaaaatgtCTGAATTGTACATTAATGCACTGTCGGCAACCTTTGTTTCAGAATTCAGACCATGAAAGATAATCATTGAAACAGAGTTCACGTGGCTATGTATGAACTTTTCGTTTTCAAACTTCTTtacaagtagtttttttttttttaaaaatactaaattaatatatatatatatatatatatatatatatatatatatatatatatatatttagatggGCATCCCTAAACACACACATGTCGCAAACCATATTTCCAACCTTTCAATGACTTAAATGACATTTCTAGAACAGCCTTGGTTGGAACTCAATTTAATATGTACATTATTGTCTTTAATGCTTTAGTCTATAAGGACTCAAGTAGATTAAAGTTGTTAAGCATACTTTGTACCATGTTCAAtaatatttggttttatttttttttctacaccaTTCTAATCTAGTAAGCCAGACATGGTGTATTAGGCAACTATCTCATTCTCTTGAAAAACTTTTGTAAACAGACTAGGTGTTTGTCTATCCTGTATGTATCTTTCATAATATTCTATACCTTTATTTGATCTTACAATCttaatttgtttcttatattatttttctactttagtCTTAACAATCTTAAAGGAATGTCATGcttcattttttgttattaaacaagtaaatatatatgtatcctgagtaattatatataaaaaagataatgtaTTTATTACTATGTGAGTCTATGTTTATAGACTACATATATCAGTATGAATGATTTCTAATATGTTTGAACTCttattgacttcttttttttacttgttggtttgttttcctttaatGCAATCCATATAAGTCTAAAGTCAGTAAAATCAAGAGTACTAAGTATCTTATCATTTACTAATTTACTAattctttttatgaatatatgcCCTAATCTCTAGTGCCATAACATAGAGGGATGCTCATTAATAACACATTTTGTAATACTAGTGTGAACATGCATTGAATTATAAGTGGCATTGTTTTGTAAATTAATGCAATAAAGACTATCATAAGAAATACCATTTCCAacataatcaaatttataaaataatctaaaaatttctGAAAACTTAATGgaatatccaaaaaataaatcttgaaacTAAAATTTCTGAAAAAACTTGGAAGATAAAAAGTCCTTTCCAACTCTAAAACAAAACCATTACTTAAAGTTAAATAACACATTCATatagccttcatttgtgaacacatcttgttttttgaataaatgtTTTACTCACTTCCCATTAGTTTCCTTAGATTTTGCATACCTTGTAAGGTATTTGAAATATGGAttccttttttaagaaaacatgaGATATAGTGTAGAGCTGGCAATCCTTCTGATAAAGGTTTGTGGGAAAACAAGTATGATGATCCTTCTTAGAGGTCAAGATCATAAGATATGACTTgagtaagcaagagcgaaaAAATCCATCAAAGCTTACTATTAAAGACtcaaacttttgagaaaagaaaactcCATAAAGAAAAAAGGACTTATATTTCTCAaataagtatacatgcatattgattaTGATGCATTACTTTCATCCTTGACATATCAGTGTCTTACCATCACCTCTTTTTCAGCGGGCTGTTGAGCCCTCAACCATCTCAGCTAATGCGTTTTATAgccctactttttttttcctttaagtgCGCCTTCAAGCCCTTCAGCATCTTAGGTTTTATGTTGTCCAGCCTACCTTTTAGTACGCGTTAGAGCCAACCACCATCTCAGCTAGTGCACTTTACAACCCTACCTTTTtgtcatttcgagtgcgcctttgagcccttacctcTCAAGTAGTATGTTTTCCAACCCTGCtcccttttgagtgcgcctttaagccctcacCCCTCCTTTCATGTGCACCTCTAAGCCTTTACCCCTTGGGTAGTGCATTttccaaccctacctcctttcgagtgcgcttttgagccctcatcccttaggtagtgtgttttccaaccctatctcatttcgagtgtgcctttgagctctcacctcTTAGGTAGTATGGTTTCCAACcttacctcctttcgagtgcgcctttgaacCCTCATCTCTCGTGTAGTATGTTTTTTAACCTTATCTCCTTTTAAGTATGCCTTTCAGCCTTCATTCCCCCTAGGGTCCTATCTCTTTTCGAATGCTCATTTGAGCTATCATCTCTTGAATAATGCACCTTCGAGTCCTATCATGTTGTCCCTtcaagaaa contains:
- the LOC118050782 gene encoding flavonol synthase/flavanone 3-hydroxylase; the protein is MHARNSSLSLFIEGSLFCFEEKLRNKKTAFRMEFDRVQTIASLSFDKEAIPEEFIMPEKEQPATTTFRGVAPEIPAIDLSEPDQEKLVGLIADASKEWGIFQVINHGIPSDLIAELQGVGKRFFELPQEEKEVCARPRDSESIEGYGSKLLNDPQEKKTWVDHLFHRIWPPPSINYQFWPENPPYSREVNKEYAKYTRNVVDKLFTTLSLGLGLEGHVLKEAAGGEQIEYMLKINYYPPCPRPDLTLGVEAHTDLSAITILVPNEVPGLQIFKDDHWIEAKYIPDALIIHIGDQIEILSNGKYKAVLHRTTVAKDRARMSWPVFLEPPGELVVGPLPQFINKDNPTKFKTKKFKDYMHCKLNKLPQ